The region TGGAGTGAATATATTGGGGATTAGGGTTTCTCTGAATAACAACAGAACGGAAGAAACTTGAAATTGGAGGCAAAGAGATGGGTAGCGAAGAAGAATCGATTGAGCAAACCGTCGCGTCCCGTCGTGAAAGATTGGCAGCATTGAGAGCAGCTCAAGAATTATCGAATGCTCCTGAAGCTGGAACCGAACCTGAATCTGCAGCCGCAAATGGCAACGATGATCGAGATGAATCACCACAAGAAGAACAAGAGTATGCAGTTGCAGTTGCAATTTCATTGATTTTCTGAATTCAATTGACAATTTCGACActaatttcaattttcattgCAGAAATCTGAGCATGAAGTTCCGCAACTATGTTCCACATGATAAGCATCTTCAGGAAGGGAAGCTTGCCCCTGCAGTGTTACCGAAGTTTGAAGACCCTGTTGCTGCTTCTGCGCCTGAGCCTCATCCCCAGGAGGTAAATggattcagcttcagcttcagcttctttctTGTGATCACCCTTGTTTGATTCTAATTTGgtatttttatgttttaggacCCTTTTCTGAATATTGCTCCTAAGAAACCTAACTGGGACCTGCGCCGAGATGTGCAGAAGAAGCTTGATAAGCTTGAGAAGCGAACTCAGAAGGCGCTCTATCAGCTCATGGGTAAGTTCTTACTGTCTAGTTCACATTTGCTTGATGATCTTGCATTGATGTTTAGATAACTGGTAACTCAATTGTTCTGGTAAATTGGATTATGGACTATTTAAGTCTCCTAAACTAGGAACAGCGCGTTTGAATCAATTACGCGacccagaagctactcacagaagTTTCTCCCTAGAATTGTTTTTGGCTGccgaatcaattgtagaaagatttccaaacatgcatgaAGACTACTAAGGAATTACATAACTGAAGGAAAGTAGGGAgaatagaaaaataatgaagTTACTTTTTGCCAAAAACCATGACCCCTGATGTTCATATTTGAAGTTCTTACATGTGTTTTATACAGGCAATTTATGGTAGGCATTGGaacagtgtaaaaaaaat is a window of Lotus japonicus ecotype B-129 chromosome 5, LjGifu_v1.2 DNA encoding:
- the LOC130721256 gene encoding uncharacterized protein LOC130721256, with product MGSEEESIEQTVASRRERLAALRAAQELSNAPEAGTEPESAAANGNDDRDESPQEEQENLSMKFRNYVPHDKHLQEGKLAPAVLPKFEDPVAASAPEPHPQEDPFLNIAPKKPNWDLRRDVQKKLDKLEKRTQKALYQLMVEQEKQKELAEGDDTNGTLD